The genomic DNA GGCGTCGCCGTCATCACCAGCACATCGGGATTCAAGCCCAACCGCCGCAAGGCCGCGCGCTGCATCACGCCGAAGCGGTGCTGTTCGTCAATCACCGCGAAGCCCAGCTTGTGAAAGCTCACGGCCTCTTGAATCACGGCGTGCGTGCCCACGACGACGTCAACATCGCCCGCCGCGATGGCCGCCTGCACTTCGCGTTTCTCTTTGGCTTTCAAACTGCCGGTCAGCAATTCGACGCGGTATTTGCCCGCCAGCCAGCGCTTGATGTTGCGCGCGTGCTGTTCGGCCAGAATCTCCGTCGGCGCCATCAACGCCGTCTGGTAGCCATTCTCGACCGCAATCACCAGCGCCTGCACCGCGACGATGGTTTTGCCGCTGCCGACATCGCCCTGCAACAACCGGTTCATCGGCTTGTCGCTGGTCATGTCGTCTACGATTTCTTTCAGACAACGCTTCTGCGCACCGGTCGGCGTAAACGGCAGAATGGAGCGCACGGCCTGGCGCACTTTGTCGGTGATTTCGATCTGCAAGCCCTTCGGTTCGCTGATGCGTTCGCCGCGCCGCAAGCCCAACGCCAGCGCCAGCCAGAAAAACTCCTCGAAGATCAAGCGCCGATGCGCGGGCGATTTGGCTTGCTGGTAATGCTCAATCGGTACGTCATCGCTGGGGAAATGAATCTGGCGCAAGGCCGCACCGCGCACGATCAGGTTGTTGCGCGCGACGATTTCCTCCGGCAGGTTTTCCAGCACATCCTGGCTCAGATTGCTGACGACGTGATGAAAGATCGAACGCAACTGCCGCGTGCGAAAATCGCCCAGCTTGCGATAGACCGGCACGCGCCGCGCCGTATGAATCGCGTTGGACTCGGCGTCATCGTCCTCATCGGCCAGCAACTCGTATTCGGGGTTCTCGACCTCGAAATAGCCCTTGTACTTGTTCTTCTTCCACTGCCCGTACAGGATCACGCGCGTGCCCCGGTTGAAGACCTTCGATAAATAGACCTGATTCCACCAGAAAGCGCGCACCTGCGCCTCGCCATCGGTGGCGATAAACTCATACATCTTCAACCGCCCGCCCTTGAGCGGCACGATGCCACCCACGCGCACCAAGACCTCCACCGAAGTGTAATCGCCATCCTGCAACGCCGCCACGCGCGCCAGATTGGAACGGTCTTCATAGCGCATCGGCAGGTAATGCAGCAGGTCTTCGATGATGGCTTCGCGCGCGTCGGGCTTGGCGGTGAGCGCGGCCATTTCGACGGCGAGGGAATGCGCAGTCTTCTGGCCTACGCGCGGGATCGCGTGGTGGTGGAGTTCGACGAGTGGGGTGTTGAGGGTAAGCACGATCAATCCCTAAGCTGATGGTTTGGCAATCAACAACCGCTGGCTTGTGCCAGGCGCAGCATTTCATCCAGCAGTTCTTTCAAGCGCGGACATTTTTGATAAGCAAGCGCCGGGTCAAGTTTGCTGAACAGATCGTAACCATCAGCAGTCTTCTTGTAGTATTCGGTCTTGCCAGAGCCAGCCCCAAGTTTCTCACGGTAAAGCCTGCCTAGCAGCTTAGCTGGCGGTTGATCGAAATTGACCGCTTCGGGGTTGTTTGCCGCGTTGCGCAAAGCAGCTCGGAGTTGAATAGGAAAGATGTCCGGATCGCTCAAGAGCCAGGCTTCCAACTCGTGAACCGCAAAGAGCTGGTGAAATTTCAGGTGACTTACCTCAGCCTGCAATTTCTGTTGTCCCCAGGCGTAGCGTTCTTGCACCGTGCGCAGATGTGATGGATAGAAATTCTGTGGGCCGTACAAATCAAGCAAGCCGATGACGGCGATGACCTGGCTGCTTTTCGGGCCGTCGAGATGTAGCCGGGCTTTCCTCGCAAATCGCGCCAGAT from Acidobacteriota bacterium includes the following:
- the recG gene encoding ATP-dependent DNA helicase RecG; translation: MLTLNTPLVELHHHAIPRVGQKTAHSLAVEMAALTAKPDAREAIIEDLLHYLPMRYEDRSNLARVAALQDGDYTSVEVLVRVGGIVPLKGGRLKMYEFIATDGEAQVRAFWWNQVYLSKVFNRGTRVILYGQWKKNKYKGYFEVENPEYELLADEDDDAESNAIHTARRVPVYRKLGDFRTRQLRSIFHHVVSNLSQDVLENLPEEIVARNNLIVRGAALRQIHFPSDDVPIEHYQQAKSPAHRRLIFEEFFWLALALGLRRGERISEPKGLQIEITDKVRQAVRSILPFTPTGAQKRCLKEIVDDMTSDKPMNRLLQGDVGSGKTIVAVQALVIAVENGYQTALMAPTEILAEQHARNIKRWLAGKYRVELLTGSLKAKEKREVQAAIAAGDVDVVVGTHAVIQEAVSFHKLGFAVIDEQHRFGVMQRAALRRLGLNPDVLVMTATPIPRSLAMTVYGDLEVSIIDEMPPGRTPIKTFLRWDTEEKRAKIYEFVRGQIKAGRQAYVVLPLIEESEKLDLRNATEMYETLSTEVFPEFKVGLLHGKLKPVEKEEVMRAFTTNRTQILVATTVIEVGVDVPNASVMLIEHAERFGLSQLHQLRGRVGRGAAESYCILLSQFAKSKEAQERLKVMEETTDGFKIAEKDLEIRGPGEVLGTRQSGLPEFRIANIVRDQRILEVAKREAEYMLNERGRTRETDKLIQHVRSQPRFGLARVG
- a CDS encoding DUF4276 family protein, which encodes MKFVLLVEGDTEQRVLPGFFQRWLNPRLSQRVGVQVIPFNGCGEYLARFARKARLHLDGPKSSQVIAVIGLLDLYGPQNFYPSHLRTVQERYAWGQQKLQAEVSHLKFHQLFAVHELEAWLLSDPDIFPIQLRAALRNAANNPEAVNFDQPPAKLLGRLYREKLGAGSGKTEYYKKTADGYDLFSKLDPALAYQKCPRLKELLDEMLRLAQASGC